Within the Candidatus Omnitrophota bacterium genome, the region ATTTCTGTTTTTTTAATTTTATGCGCTTCCGCCGTTTTATCGACGGTTGAAAGCAAGCGAATGGGATATAACGCTCCCCAAGTAGTGCGCTTTGTTAACGTATTTATGAATGAATGTATTAGGAAGACGGTATTCTATTCGGCTTAAACGGAAGGATTCCTTTCGTTCGAAATTATTCTATTTTTATCAAGGAGATGGGTTAAATGATAAAACCTCATGGATCGGAAAAACTGAATCCCCTATTCGTCCAGGATGCGGGAAAACGCGCGGAATTGTTGAAAGAAGCGGAAGGGCTGCCTTCCATCGTTGTTTGTTCGGCGGCGGCGGCGAACGCGGTCATGCTCGGCAGCGGTTATTTCAATCCCCTGACCGGCTTTATGAATCGTGCGGATTCCCTCAGCATTGCGGAAAACATGAGAGCGACGTGCGGCTTATTCTGGCCTGTTCCCATTATCAACGTCGTCAAAGACGCTTCCTCCATCAAGGGCGCGAAACGAATCGCTCTGCGCGATCCCAACGTGGAAGGGAATCCCGTTTTGGCCATTCAAGACGTTGAGGCGATCGAGGAATTTAGCGACGCGGATATGGCGCTGATGACGCAGAAAATCTTCCGCACCGACGATCCGAATCATCCCGGCGTCGCCGCCTTCCATTCCGTGGGCCGAATGTTGATATCCGGCCCCATCCAAGTTCTTAACTTTTCCTACTTCGAGAAGGAGTTCCCGGAAACGTTCCGCACCGCCTATCAAATCCGCGAAGAGATGCAAAAACTGGGTTGGAACAAAATCGTCGCCTTCCAAACCCGCAACCCCATGCACCTCGCCCACGAAGAACTCTGCCGCATGGCTCACGACGCCGTGAAGGCCGACGGCATTTTGATTCACATGTTGCTCGGCAAATTGAAAAAAGGCGACATCCCCGCCGACGTGCGCGACGCTTCAATCCGCAAGATGGTAGAATTGTATTTCCCGCCCAATACGGTTCTCATCACCGGCTACGGCTTCGACATGCTCTACGCCGGACCGCGCGAGGCGGTGTTGCACGCCATTTTCCGCCAGAATTCGGGATGCACGCATCTTATCGTAGGCCGGGATCACGCTGGCGTGGGCAGTTACTACGGTCCCTTCGACGCACAGACGATCTTCCATGAGGAAGTTCCCAAGGGCGCGTTGGAAATCGAGATTTTCGAGGCCGATCATACCGCCTGGTCCAAAAAATTGAACAAAGTCGTCATGATGCGCGACGTTCCCGATCATACGAAAGAGGATTTCATCATACTCTCCGGTACGAAAGTGCGCGAGATGCTCTCGAAAGGCGAAGCGCTGCCGCCGGAATTCGCACGGCCGGAAGTGGCTGAAATTCTTATGAAATACTATCAATCGGAAGCTTGATCCTTCCAGCGGAAATCCCAAAAGGCTCGCGGCGAGAAATCCCGCGGGCCTTTTTGTTTTCGCTTTGAAGACTGGCTCTTTTCTAAACAAATCCACATGGCAGCCCTTACGAAAAAAAGAGATGGTCATTTTTCGAAAACGCGCTTTTTTCCTTT harbors:
- the sat gene encoding sulfate adenylyltransferase, producing MIKPHGSEKLNPLFVQDAGKRAELLKEAEGLPSIVVCSAAAANAVMLGSGYFNPLTGFMNRADSLSIAENMRATCGLFWPVPIINVVKDASSIKGAKRIALRDPNVEGNPVLAIQDVEAIEEFSDADMALMTQKIFRTDDPNHPGVAAFHSVGRMLISGPIQVLNFSYFEKEFPETFRTAYQIREEMQKLGWNKIVAFQTRNPMHLAHEELCRMAHDAVKADGILIHMLLGKLKKGDIPADVRDASIRKMVELYFPPNTVLITGYGFDMLYAGPREAVLHAIFRQNSGCTHLIVGRDHAGVGSYYGPFDAQTIFHEEVPKGALEIEIFEADHTAWSKKLNKVVMMRDVPDHTKEDFIILSGTKVREMLSKGEALPPEFARPEVAEILMKYYQSEA